In Mercurialis annua linkage group LG6, ddMerAnnu1.2, whole genome shotgun sequence, the following are encoded in one genomic region:
- the LOC126685886 gene encoding cytochrome P450 71A1-like: protein MNLQTSLQEFRQELTKIALVNPFLVSSLILFSLLLLFYKSKRSSSELNLPPSPPKLPVIGNLHQLGKLPHRRLKTLSEKYGPVMLLHMGHAQTLVLSTIEMVKEITKNHDLAFADRPSSTAVDLIFNGRLDMALGRQSDQQKEAKKQCVVQLLSHKKVQEFHFIREEEVAKILDKLRLSSVNREPIKVNDLYISIAHNIISRSAFGCLYENDDGLHQSFGQLGRRITKLLSAFCFNDLFPFLGWMDHLTGLIGELKMTSKELSQFFDRVIKERQALMKDDDKVDDMKCLVDVLLYLRKKGLQSDLSLDNIKGILMDMFIGGTDSLAVTMEWMMAELMKNPRIMRKAQEEIRRVVGNKPKITQADLDQMEYFKCVVKENIRYHGAALMPRQTSGGVNFQGYDIPANTRVLINAWAIQRDPNLWDRPQEFLPERFLNCSDDSENAEHRHLMFSFGFGRRACPGMSFAYAEIEYVMANLLYWFDWELPDGQKGEDLDMSEKWIFVIYKKLPLQVVPQPYSP from the exons ACTTCACTCCAAGAATTCAGGCAAGAGCTAACAAAAATAGCTCTGGTCAATCCCTTCCTCGTATCTTCTTTAATCCTATTCTCGCTCCTGCTTCTCTTCTATAAATCGAAAAGAAGCAGCAGCGAACTCAATCTACCTCCATCCCCACCAAAACTACCCGTAATCGGAAACCTTCACCAGCTAGGTAAACTGCCTCACCGGCGTTTAAAAACTCTTTCAGAGAAGTATGGCCCCGTAATGCTTTTGCACATGGGTCACGCGCAAACTCTTGTGCTTTCAACCATAGAAATGGTTAAAGAAATCACAAAAAACCATGATCTCGCTTTTGCAGACCGGCCTTCTTCTACCGCTGTTGATTTAATATTTAACGGGCGGCTTGACATGGCATTAGGCCGGCAATCTGACCAGCAGAAAGAAGCAAAAAAGCAGTGTGTTGTTCAACTGTTGAGTCATAAGAAGGTGCAGGAATTTCACTTCATAAGGGAAGAAGAAGTTGCAAAGATTCTTGATAAGCTACGCCTTTCAAGCGTGAACAGAGAGCCGATCAAGGTCAATGATTTGTACATAAGTATTGCGCACAACATAATTTCAAGGTCAGCTTTCGGTTGTTTATATGAAAACGACGACGGTTTGCATCAGAGCTTTGGGCAACTAGGAAGGAGAATTACTAAACTTCTATCAGCTTTCTGCTTCAATGATCTATTTCCATTCTTGGGATGGATGGATCACCTGACTGGCTTGATTGGAGAGCTGAAAATGACTTCTAAAGAATTGAGTCAGTTTTTTGATCGAGTGATCAAAGAACGTCAAGCTTTGATGAAAGATGATGATAAAGTTGACGATATGAAGTGTTTGGTCGATGTTCTTCTATATCTACGGAAGAAAGGGCTTCAATCTGATCTTTCTCTCGATAATATCAAAGGGATTTTGATG GACATGTTCATCGGCGGAACAGATAGTTTAGCAGTAACAATGGAATGGATGATGGCAGAGCTGATGAAGAATCCAAGAATAATGAGGAAAGCTCAAGAAGAGATAAGAAGAGTGGTCGGTAATAAACCGAAAATAACTCAGGCAGATCTGGATCAAATGGAATACTTTAAATGCGTCGTAAAAGAAAACATAAGGTACCATGGTGCAGCACTGATGCCTCGACAAACATCAGGGGGTGTGAACTTTCAAGGCTATGACATTCCAGCAAACACCAGGGTACTGATCAATGCATGGGCAATTCAAAGGGACCCCAATTTGTGGGATAGGCCACAGGAATTTCTTCCAGAAAGATTTCTCAACTGTTCAGATGATTCTGAAAATGCAGAACACAGACATTTAATGTTTTCTTTCGGTTTCGGAAGGAGGGCTTGCCCCGGAATGTCATTTGCATATGCAGAAATTGAATATGTAATGGCTAACCTGCTCTACTGGTTTGACTGGGAGTTGCCTGATGGACAAAAAGGAGAGGACCTGGACATGAGCGAGAAATGGATCTTTGTCATTTATAAAAAACTACCTCTTCAAGTTGTGCCACAGCCTTACTCTCCTTGA
- the LOC126687880 gene encoding uncharacterized protein LOC126687880, with the protein MISKEAEALIHLNEDVIPAASAFSNAENTCKGIRGKLKPKFSLHFKSHKNGLVQPYTYMDENVMLPSPCDMPEQLEPNEDGTLEDMNFEFLEGVDEENNEKLAILPAEVEAFGNGLIKHSMAELLFGLQDGNVVLKENSKMPRRTRGKKAQLIVKKSISSLGERIIDNEEQPEPVYSGSSGDDEADHHGLSLANLVMKKQTMADQFQEALAATSFSNEEVHVTTAKLSGIGLFGKLQQVMQSEKEKDADFLSRIQMGRRPDDESCSIVVKILSRYLDANLIVCHCSFGENVEGFHLPDNAQTLSDRGKEGTVIFSPKVCSNVDLEVGNFICIHPTWKEIQVLGNDETIILSTYFSHI; encoded by the exons ATGATAAGTAAAGAAGCTGAGGCATTGATACATTTGAATGAAGATGTGATTCCTGCAGCTTCTGCTTTCTCAAACGCCGAGAATACTTGTAAAG GAATCAGAGGCAAATTGAAGCCCAAATTTTCTCTGCATTTTAAGTCGCATAAAAATGGACTGGTTCAACCTTATACTTATATGGATGAAAATGTCATGTTGCCTAGTCCTTGTGACATGCCTGAACAATTGGAACCAAATGAGGATGGAACTTTAGAAGATATGAATTTTGAGTTCCTTGAAGGTGTTGAtgaagaaaataatgaaaagttGGCAATTTTGCCTGCTGAAGTGGAAGCTTTTGGGAATGGACTCATTAAACATTCAATGGCTGAGCTCTTATTTGGCCTTCAAGATGGAAATGTTGTGCTAAAAGAAAATTCTAAAATG CCTAGAAGAACCAGAGGTAAGAAGGCACAGCTCATTGTTAAGAAAAGTATATCATCATTAGGGGAGAGAATCATCGACAATGAAGAACAGCCAGAACCAGTATATTCTGGATCATCTGGTGATGACGAG GCTGATCATCACGGCCTAAGTCTTGCAAACCTGGTGATGAAGAAGCAGACTATGGCCGACCAATTTCAAGAAGCTTTAGCTGCAACTTCTTTCAGCAATGAAGAGGTCCATGTTACTACTGCTAAATTGTCAGG TATCGGATTGTTTGGGAAGTTGCAGCAGGTCATGCAAAGTGAAAAGGAAAAGGATGCTGATTTTTTAAGTAGGATACAGATGGGACGTAGACCTGATG ATGAATCATGTTCTATTGTTGTAAAGATCCTTTCAAGATACTTGGATGCGAATTTGATAGTTTGTCACTGCTCCTTTGGCGAGAATGTAGAG GGATTCCACTTGCCAGATAACGCGCAAACATTATCCGATCGAGGAAAGGAAGGAACGGTCATATTTAGTCCAAAAGTTTGCAGCAATGTGGATCTTGAAGTCGGGAACTTCATTTGTATACACCCTACATG GAAAGAGATTCAAGTGCTGGGTAATGATGAGACCATTATCTTATCCACATATTTCTCCCATATTTGA
- the LOC126688301 gene encoding wee1-like protein kinase: MKKKTLKRSYRKRKESKMKGTLARHLQVQLGQVSAIPFHQYQQKQSSFFTSASSKSTVFQESEATDDDPQLRFENPSVGDGDEKDFILSQDFFCTPDYITPVDQNLLNSFDCSKENISCPQSPEKLTTIKSKKLWRDGTPMNPLNPTLGDQQQNMEIVNDAFYMDEMKIEKTTAPANHKGPSYVSQSAVALRCRVMPPPCMKNPYLVDASEMEVDPFGNQRSKCAGLFSTIVGGDGLSRYHTDFHEIQQIGTGNFSRVFKVLKRIDGCLYALKLSTRKLHQDAERRKALMEVQALAALGCHENVVGYYSSWFENEQLYIQMELCDSSLSISRASQPFTEGKVLKVLYQIAKALQFIHERGIAHLDVKPDNIYVKNGVYKLGDFGCATLLNQSLPVEEGDARYMPQEILNENFNYLDKVDIFSLGAAIYELVRGSPLPQSGSQFFNLREGKLPLLPGHSLQFQNLLKIMVDQDPVLRPSAKQLVENPIFDKMVGRNLRVLAKS, translated from the exons ATGAagaaaaaaaccctaaaaagaagctatagaaaaagaaaagagagtAAAATGAAGGGTACTTTAGCAAGGCATTTACAGGTTCAATTAGGTCAAGTTTCTGCTATCCCATTTCATCAGTATCAGCAGAAGCAGTCTTCATTTTTCACTTCAGCTTCGAGTAAATCCACTGTTTTCCAGGAATCTGAAGCTACAGATGATGATCCGCAGCTCCGCTTCGAGAACCCCAGCGTTGGCGACGGTGATGAGAAAGATTTCATTCTCAGTCAGGATTTTTTCTG CACTCCGGATTATATTACACCTGTAGATCAAAATTTACTAAACAGCTTTGATTGCAGCAAG GAAAACATATCATGCCCTCAATCACCAGAAAAATTAACCACTATTAAATCCAAAAAACTTTGGCGAG ATGGTACCCCGATGAATCCTCTAAACCCAACCCTGGGTGACCAGCAACAAAATATGGAGATTGTGAATGATGCTTTTTATATGGATGAAAtgaaaattgagaaaacaacaGCACCTGCAAATCATAAAGGTCCAAGTTATGTATCACAATCTGCTGTTGCTTTGCGTTGTCGGGTTATGCCCCCTCCTTGCATGAAGAATCCATATTTAGTGGATGCTTCGGAAATGGAAGTAGATCCTTTTGGAAATCAAAGATCAAAATGTGCTG GTCTTTTCTCTACAATTGTTGGTGGAGATGGCCTTTCACGCTATCACACAGATTTTCATGAGATCCAG CAAATTGGCACTGGAAACTTCAGCCGTGTCTTTAAAGTTTTGAAGAGAATTGATGGTTGCCTGTATGCTTTAAAACTTAGCACAAGAAAGTTACATCAAGATGCAGAGAG GAGGAAAGCATTGATGGAGGTTCAAGCTTTGGCAGCATTAG GATGTCATGAAAACGTTGTTGGATATTATTCTTCATGGTTTGAAAATGAGCAGCTCTACATTCAGATGGAGCTCTGTGATTCCAGCTTATCCATCAGTAGAGCTTCCCAGCCATTCACTGAGGGAAAAGTATTGAAAGTTTTATATCAG ATTGCAAAGGCATTGCAGTTTATCCATGAACGAGGAATTGCTCACTTAGATGTAAAACCTGATAATATTTATGTCAAGAATGGAGTTTATAAGCTTGGTGACTTTGGATGTGCAACTCTTCTTAATCAGAGCTTGCCAGTTGAAGAGGGTGATGCGCGTTATATGCCACAAGAGAtcttaaatgaaaattttaattatttggacAAAGTTGATATCTTTTCCTTAGGAGCTGCTATTTATGAGCTTGTAAGAGGCTCACCTTTGCCCCAATCAGGATCTCAATTCTTTAACCTGAGGGAGGGAAAGTTGCCACTTCTGCCTGGCCATTCGTTGCAATTTCAGAACTTACTCAAG ATCATGGTAGATCAAGATCCGGTCCTTCGTCCTTCCGCTAAACAACTCGTGGAAAATCCAATATTTGACAAGATGGTTGGAAGAAATCTGAGAGTCTTGGCAAAATCGTAG